One window of the Procambarus clarkii isolate CNS0578487 chromosome 89, FALCON_Pclarkii_2.0, whole genome shotgun sequence genome contains the following:
- the Frl gene encoding formin-like protein isoform X1, with amino-acid sequence MGGAESKCIGDRGGEPVTRNNGVHSSVGVATLTKDKLPMPDTEELERRFTKVLASMDLPPDKAKLLKQYDEMKKWDMICDQERVSAKDPPAHYLNKLKTYLDPKASRSSRKRKMVGESTSTQVLRDLEISLRTNHIEWVREFLNEENRGLDVLVDYLTFRLMMLRHEQRIRESLEEEEEARNLNGQLKPSLEIDSPRMKRASRHVQKLNMGDSKDDIHVCIMCMRAIMNNKYGFNLVFEHREAIGCIALSLNHRSLRTKALVLELLAAICLVKGGHEIILNAFDNFKDVCGESQRFQTLMAYFSNYECFHIEFMVACMQFINIVVHSVEDMNFRVHLQYEFTQLGIDDFLEKLRHHESEELQIQISAYLDNVFDVAALMEDSETKTAALERVAELEDELAHMAERMSEMEAESLAKLVELEGELVDMRRQKEELENIHCQVQEEVSTLRREVNQKSEESRQRQSMLEKQILELENLARSSPSGVERSGTEALAPAPPPPPPPPPGVSSFFAPPPPPPPLGCSTPPAPPKLPMGMSSGLRPPPPAPGMNLVAPPDSMTIKKKVNTKYKLPTLNWVALKPNQVRGTVFNELDDEKLFNVIDFLEFEEHFKIGLGGGSGKANGDVSEVDSLHAFGSKRIKKLELTSLMEHTRLRNIAISRRKLDLPFDVVSKAVNSLDLKTLNVDSVELLQRMVPTDAEIKAYREYERERKPVNQLTEEDQYMLQLSKVDRLSTKLQIMSFIANFFDSVHIVTPQVHAIITASRSVKNSNKLRRMLEVILAFGNYMNSSKRGPAYGFKLSSLDTLCDTKSADKKMSLLHYIQDTIRLKFPELNNFESDLRFIEKAAQVSLENIITDVNELEKGMEQAKKEHDRYRDMRSAEGHAAVAVLKEFLCNSEDKLRKLRAEAKTAQTSFAEVLEYYGESSRSMAPNTFFAIFVRFSKAYKVVEQENEQRRRLEAASRAAALNQQKQQQQQEERQQVARNNKINVRKQQEAIMSEMKARGVVADKRLLSQEDVYHGALEDILIGLKNEPYRRADAVRRSQRKRNENVRLSRTLDEMEF; translated from the exons GCATCGATGGACCTGCCGCCGGACAAGGCCAAGTTGCTGAAGCAGTATGACGAGATGAAGAAGTGGGACATGATCTGCGACCAAGAGCGTGTCAGCGCCAAAGACCCACCAGCTCATTACCTCAACAAGCTCAAGACCTACCTCGACCCCAAGGCATCCAGGTCTAGCAGG AAAAGGAAAATGGTGGGGGAATCAACATCTACTCAGGTTCTAAGAGACCTGGAAATCTCCCTCAGAACAAACCACATAGA ATGGGTGCGGGAATTTTTAAATGAAGAGAACCGAGGACTTGATGTTTTAGTGGATTATCTTACCTTCAGACTCATGATGCTCCG ACATGAGCAGAGGATACGAGAAAGTttagaagaggaagaggaggcaagAAATCTCAATGGACAACTTAAACCCTCTTTAGAAATAGACTCCCCACGAATGAAGAGGGCTTCACGTCATGTTCAGAAACTGAATATGGGAGACTCCAAAGATGATATCCATGTCTGTATTATGTGCATGAGAGCGATTATGAATAACAAG tATGGCTTTAACCTGGTGTTTGAGCACCGTGAAGCTATCGGGTGCATCGCTCTCAGTCTAAATCACAGAAGTTTACG GACAAAAGCTCTTGTCTTAGAACTCCTAGCAGCCATCTGTTTAGTCAAAGGTGGCCATGAAATTATACTTAATGCCTTTGATAACTTCAAAGATGTTTGTGGCGAGTCTCAGCGCTTCCAGACCCTCATGGCATATTTTTCCAACTATGAGTGCTTCCACATAGAATTCATG gtAGCATGTATGCAGTTTATCAACATAGTAGTTCACAGTGTGGAGGATATGAATTTCCGTGTACACCTTCAATATGAATTCACACAACTCGGTATAGATGACTTTTTAGAGAAGTTGAGACATCACGAAAGTGAAGAATTACAG ATTCAAATATCTGCGTATCTAGACAATGTGTTTGATGTTGCAGCGCTCATGGAGGACAGTGAAACTAAAACAGCAGCATTAGAAAGGGTAGCAGAATTGGAAGACGAATTAGCTCAT ATGGCAGAACGAATGTCTGAAATGGAAGCTGAATCTTTAGCAAAATTAGTCGAATTAGAGGGCGAATTGGTTGACATGCGCAGACAAAAGGAGGAGTTGGAGAATATTCATTGTCAG GTTCAAGAGGAGGTGTCAACTCTACGGAGAGAAGTCAATCAGAAAAGTGAAGAATCTCGTCAAAGACAATCGATGTTGGAAAAACAAATCCTAGAGCTTGAAAATCTTGCAAGATCAAGTCCAA GTGGTGTAGAAAGATCGGGCACTGAAGCACTGGCTCCTgcacctccacccccaccaccaccaccaccaggtgtgtctaGTTTCTTtgctccaccaccgccaccgccacctctGGGATGTTCCACACCACCTGCGCCACCAAAATTGCCGATGGGAATGAGCAGTGGACTGcgaccaccacctccagcacctggAATGAACTTGGTTGCTCCACCTGACTCGATGACGATAAAGAAGAAAGTTAACACGAAGTATAAGCTACCGACACTCAATTGGGTCGCTCTGAAGCCCAATCAG GTACGAGGAACAGTTTTCAATGAACTTGATGATGAAAAACTGTTTAATGTCATTGACTTCCTAGAATTTGAAGAACATTTCAAAATCGGTTTAGGAGGAGGTTCTGGCAAAGCCAATGGAGATGTTTCAGAGGTTGATTCTCTACACGCTTTTGGTAGTAAAAGAATTAAGAAGCTAGAATTAACTTCTCTGATGGAACATACCCGCTTAAGAAATATTG cCATCTCTCGAAGAAAACTGGATCTTCCATTTGATGTTGTGAGCAAGGCTGTGAATTCCTTGGATCTGAAGACGCTTAATGTAGATAGTGTGGAATTGCTTCAACGAATGGTTCCTACTGATGCAGAG ATTAAAGCGTATCGTGAATATGAGAGAGAACGGAAGCCTGTAAATCAACTAACAGAGGAGGATCAATACATGTTACAGCTCAGTAAAGTTGACAGACTGTCTACCAAACTTCAGATAATGAGTTTCATTGCTAACTTCTTCGACAGTGTGCATATCGTCACACCA CAAGTCCATGCTATCATCACAGCGTCCAGATCTGTCAAAAACAGCAATAAGTTAAGAAGAATGCTTGAAGTTATTCTTGCATTTG gtaactacatgaACAGCAGTAAACGCGGACCAGCGTATGGATTTAAACTGTCAAGTCTGGACACTTTATGTGATACCAAATCGGCAGACAAGAAGatgagcttgctgcattacatccAAGACACTATACGTCTTAAGTTTCCTGAGCTCAATAATTTTGAATCTGATctaagatttattgaaaaggctgCACAGG TATCCTTGGAAAATATTATTACCGACGTGAATGAATTGGAAAAGGGAATGGAACAAGCTAAGAAAGAACATGATCGTTATCGGGACATGCGGAGTGCTGAAGGGCATGCTGCAGTAGCCGTGTTGAAAGAATTCTTGTGTAACTCGGAGGATAAACTCAGAAAG CTAAGAGCAGAAGCCAAGACAGCCCAGACCTCATTTGCCGAGGTGTTAGAATATTATGGCGAGAGCTCCAGAAGTATGGCACCTAACACATTTTTTGCCATCTTTGTGCGGTTCTCTAAAGCTTACAAG GTTGTTGAGCAAGAAAATGAACAAAGAAGAAGATTGGAGGCTGCCAGCAGAGCAGCAGCTCTCAACCAAcagaagcaacagcagcaacaggaagAACGCCAGCAGGTGGCACGTAACAATAAAATAAATGTTCGTAAGCAACAG GAGGCAATAATGAGCGAGATGAAAGCTCGCGGCGTGGTTGCTGACAAGAGGCTTCTCTCGCAAGAGGATGTTTATCATGGAGCATTGGAAGATATCCTAATTGGGCTTAAAAATGAACCATATCGGCGTGCTGATGCTGTTCGCAGAAGTCAACGCAAGAGAAATGAAAATGTCAGGCTGTCTCGCACCCTTGATGAAATGGAGTTTTAA
- the Frl gene encoding formin-like protein isoform X3, which yields MGGAESKCIGDRGGEPVTRNNGVHSSVGVATLTKDKLPMPDTEELERRFTKVLASMDLPPDKAKLLKQYDEMKKWDMICDQERVSAKDPPAHYLNKLKTYLDPKASRSSRKRKMVGESTSTQVLRDLEISLRTNHIEWVREFLNEENRGLDVLVDYLTFRLMMLRHEQRIRESLEEEEEARNLNGQLKPSLEIDSPRMKRASRHVQKLNMGDSKDDIHVCIMCMRAIMNNKYGFNLVFEHREAIGCIALSLNHRSLRTKALVLELLAAICLVKGGHEIILNAFDNFKDVCGESQRFQTLMAYFSNYECFHIEFMVACMQFINIVVHSVEDMNFRVHLQYEFTQLGIDDFLEKLRHHESEELQIQISAYLDNVFDVAALMEDSETKTAALERVAELEDELAHMAERMSEMEAESLAKLVELEGELVDMRRQKEELENIHCQVQEEVSTLRREVNQKSEESRQRQSMLEKQILELENLARSSPSGVERSGTEALAPAPPPPPPPPPGVSSFFAPPPPPPPLGCSTPPAPPKLPMGMSSGLRPPPPAPGMNLVAPPDSMTIKKKVNTKYKLPTLNWVALKPNQVRGTVFNELDDEKLFNVIDFLEFEEHFKIGLGGGSGKANGDVSEVDSLHAFGSKRIKKLELTSLMEHTRLRNIAISRRKLDLPFDVVSKAVNSLDLKTLNVDSVELLQRMVPTDAEIKAYREYERERKPVNQLTEEDQYMLQLSKVDRLSTKLQIMSFIANFFDSVHIVTPQVHAIITASRSVKNSNKLRRMLEVILAFGNYMNSSKRGPAYGFKLSSLDTLCDTKSADKKMSLLHYIQDTIRLKFPELNNFESDLRFIEKAAQVSLENIITDVNELEKGMEQAKKEHDRYRDMRSAEGHAAVAVLKEFLCNSEDKLRKLRAEAKTAQTSFAEVLEYYGESSRSMAPNTFFAIFVRFSKAYKVVEQENEQRRRLEAASRAAALNQQKQQQQQEERQQVARNNKINVRKQQCAGNIFLLSPFHPPRLALSHLC from the exons GCATCGATGGACCTGCCGCCGGACAAGGCCAAGTTGCTGAAGCAGTATGACGAGATGAAGAAGTGGGACATGATCTGCGACCAAGAGCGTGTCAGCGCCAAAGACCCACCAGCTCATTACCTCAACAAGCTCAAGACCTACCTCGACCCCAAGGCATCCAGGTCTAGCAGG AAAAGGAAAATGGTGGGGGAATCAACATCTACTCAGGTTCTAAGAGACCTGGAAATCTCCCTCAGAACAAACCACATAGA ATGGGTGCGGGAATTTTTAAATGAAGAGAACCGAGGACTTGATGTTTTAGTGGATTATCTTACCTTCAGACTCATGATGCTCCG ACATGAGCAGAGGATACGAGAAAGTttagaagaggaagaggaggcaagAAATCTCAATGGACAACTTAAACCCTCTTTAGAAATAGACTCCCCACGAATGAAGAGGGCTTCACGTCATGTTCAGAAACTGAATATGGGAGACTCCAAAGATGATATCCATGTCTGTATTATGTGCATGAGAGCGATTATGAATAACAAG tATGGCTTTAACCTGGTGTTTGAGCACCGTGAAGCTATCGGGTGCATCGCTCTCAGTCTAAATCACAGAAGTTTACG GACAAAAGCTCTTGTCTTAGAACTCCTAGCAGCCATCTGTTTAGTCAAAGGTGGCCATGAAATTATACTTAATGCCTTTGATAACTTCAAAGATGTTTGTGGCGAGTCTCAGCGCTTCCAGACCCTCATGGCATATTTTTCCAACTATGAGTGCTTCCACATAGAATTCATG gtAGCATGTATGCAGTTTATCAACATAGTAGTTCACAGTGTGGAGGATATGAATTTCCGTGTACACCTTCAATATGAATTCACACAACTCGGTATAGATGACTTTTTAGAGAAGTTGAGACATCACGAAAGTGAAGAATTACAG ATTCAAATATCTGCGTATCTAGACAATGTGTTTGATGTTGCAGCGCTCATGGAGGACAGTGAAACTAAAACAGCAGCATTAGAAAGGGTAGCAGAATTGGAAGACGAATTAGCTCAT ATGGCAGAACGAATGTCTGAAATGGAAGCTGAATCTTTAGCAAAATTAGTCGAATTAGAGGGCGAATTGGTTGACATGCGCAGACAAAAGGAGGAGTTGGAGAATATTCATTGTCAG GTTCAAGAGGAGGTGTCAACTCTACGGAGAGAAGTCAATCAGAAAAGTGAAGAATCTCGTCAAAGACAATCGATGTTGGAAAAACAAATCCTAGAGCTTGAAAATCTTGCAAGATCAAGTCCAA GTGGTGTAGAAAGATCGGGCACTGAAGCACTGGCTCCTgcacctccacccccaccaccaccaccaccaggtgtgtctaGTTTCTTtgctccaccaccgccaccgccacctctGGGATGTTCCACACCACCTGCGCCACCAAAATTGCCGATGGGAATGAGCAGTGGACTGcgaccaccacctccagcacctggAATGAACTTGGTTGCTCCACCTGACTCGATGACGATAAAGAAGAAAGTTAACACGAAGTATAAGCTACCGACACTCAATTGGGTCGCTCTGAAGCCCAATCAG GTACGAGGAACAGTTTTCAATGAACTTGATGATGAAAAACTGTTTAATGTCATTGACTTCCTAGAATTTGAAGAACATTTCAAAATCGGTTTAGGAGGAGGTTCTGGCAAAGCCAATGGAGATGTTTCAGAGGTTGATTCTCTACACGCTTTTGGTAGTAAAAGAATTAAGAAGCTAGAATTAACTTCTCTGATGGAACATACCCGCTTAAGAAATATTG cCATCTCTCGAAGAAAACTGGATCTTCCATTTGATGTTGTGAGCAAGGCTGTGAATTCCTTGGATCTGAAGACGCTTAATGTAGATAGTGTGGAATTGCTTCAACGAATGGTTCCTACTGATGCAGAG ATTAAAGCGTATCGTGAATATGAGAGAGAACGGAAGCCTGTAAATCAACTAACAGAGGAGGATCAATACATGTTACAGCTCAGTAAAGTTGACAGACTGTCTACCAAACTTCAGATAATGAGTTTCATTGCTAACTTCTTCGACAGTGTGCATATCGTCACACCA CAAGTCCATGCTATCATCACAGCGTCCAGATCTGTCAAAAACAGCAATAAGTTAAGAAGAATGCTTGAAGTTATTCTTGCATTTG gtaactacatgaACAGCAGTAAACGCGGACCAGCGTATGGATTTAAACTGTCAAGTCTGGACACTTTATGTGATACCAAATCGGCAGACAAGAAGatgagcttgctgcattacatccAAGACACTATACGTCTTAAGTTTCCTGAGCTCAATAATTTTGAATCTGATctaagatttattgaaaaggctgCACAGG TATCCTTGGAAAATATTATTACCGACGTGAATGAATTGGAAAAGGGAATGGAACAAGCTAAGAAAGAACATGATCGTTATCGGGACATGCGGAGTGCTGAAGGGCATGCTGCAGTAGCCGTGTTGAAAGAATTCTTGTGTAACTCGGAGGATAAACTCAGAAAG CTAAGAGCAGAAGCCAAGACAGCCCAGACCTCATTTGCCGAGGTGTTAGAATATTATGGCGAGAGCTCCAGAAGTATGGCACCTAACACATTTTTTGCCATCTTTGTGCGGTTCTCTAAAGCTTACAAG GTTGTTGAGCAAGAAAATGAACAAAGAAGAAGATTGGAGGCTGCCAGCAGAGCAGCAGCTCTCAACCAAcagaagcaacagcagcaacaggaagAACGCCAGCAGGTGGCACGTAACAATAAAATAAATGTTCGTAAGCAACAG TGTGCTGGCAATATCTTCCTGTTATCACCCTTTCACCCGCCTCGGCTTGCACTCTCCCATCTTTGCTGA
- the Frl gene encoding formin-like protein isoform X2, producing the protein MGGAESKCIGDRGGEPVTRNNGVHSSVGVATLTKDKLPMPDTEELERRFTKVLASMDLPPDKAKLLKQYDEMKKWDMICDQERVSAKDPPAHYLNKLKTYLDPKASRSSRKRKMVGESTSTQVLRDLEISLRTNHIEWVREFLNEENRGLDVLVDYLTFRLMMLRHEQRIRESLEEEEEARNLNGQLKPSLEIDSPRMKRASRHVQKLNMGDSKDDIHVCIMCMRAIMNNKYGFNLVFEHREAIGCIALSLNHRSLRTKALVLELLAAICLVKGGHEIILNAFDNFKDVCGESQRFQTLMAYFSNYECFHIEFMVACMQFINIVVHSVEDMNFRVHLQYEFTQLGIDDFLEKLRHHESEELQIQISAYLDNVFDVAALMEDSETKTAALERVAELEDELAHMAERMSEMEAESLAKLVELEGELVDMRRQKEELENIHCQVQEEVSTLRREVNQKSEESRQRQSMLEKQILELENLARSSPSGVERSGTEALAPAPPPPPPPPPGVSSFFAPPPPPPPLGCSTPPAPPKLPMGMSSGLRPPPPAPGMNLVAPPDSMTIKKKVNTKYKLPTLNWVALKPNQVRGTVFNELDDEKLFNVIDFLEFEEHFKIGLGGGSGKANGDVSEVDSLHAFGSKRIKKLELTSLMEHTRLRNIAISRRKLDLPFDVVSKAVNSLDLKTLNVDSVELLQRMVPTDAEIKAYREYERERKPVNQLTEEDQYMLQLSKVDRLSTKLQIMSFIANFFDSVHIVTPQVHAIITASRSVKNSNKLRRMLEVILAFGNYMNSSKRGPAYGFKLSSLDTLCDTKSADKKMSLLHYIQDTIRLKFPELNNFESDLRFIEKAAQVSLENIITDVNELEKGMEQAKKEHDRYRDMRSAEGHAAVAVLKEFLCNSEDKLRKLRAEAKTAQTSFAEVLEYYGESSRSMAPNTFFAIFVRFSKAYKVVEQENEQRRRLEAASRAAALNQQKQQQQQEERQQVARNNKINVRKQQRALLHKSSVIAGYLEHCYCMCGSSYP; encoded by the exons GCATCGATGGACCTGCCGCCGGACAAGGCCAAGTTGCTGAAGCAGTATGACGAGATGAAGAAGTGGGACATGATCTGCGACCAAGAGCGTGTCAGCGCCAAAGACCCACCAGCTCATTACCTCAACAAGCTCAAGACCTACCTCGACCCCAAGGCATCCAGGTCTAGCAGG AAAAGGAAAATGGTGGGGGAATCAACATCTACTCAGGTTCTAAGAGACCTGGAAATCTCCCTCAGAACAAACCACATAGA ATGGGTGCGGGAATTTTTAAATGAAGAGAACCGAGGACTTGATGTTTTAGTGGATTATCTTACCTTCAGACTCATGATGCTCCG ACATGAGCAGAGGATACGAGAAAGTttagaagaggaagaggaggcaagAAATCTCAATGGACAACTTAAACCCTCTTTAGAAATAGACTCCCCACGAATGAAGAGGGCTTCACGTCATGTTCAGAAACTGAATATGGGAGACTCCAAAGATGATATCCATGTCTGTATTATGTGCATGAGAGCGATTATGAATAACAAG tATGGCTTTAACCTGGTGTTTGAGCACCGTGAAGCTATCGGGTGCATCGCTCTCAGTCTAAATCACAGAAGTTTACG GACAAAAGCTCTTGTCTTAGAACTCCTAGCAGCCATCTGTTTAGTCAAAGGTGGCCATGAAATTATACTTAATGCCTTTGATAACTTCAAAGATGTTTGTGGCGAGTCTCAGCGCTTCCAGACCCTCATGGCATATTTTTCCAACTATGAGTGCTTCCACATAGAATTCATG gtAGCATGTATGCAGTTTATCAACATAGTAGTTCACAGTGTGGAGGATATGAATTTCCGTGTACACCTTCAATATGAATTCACACAACTCGGTATAGATGACTTTTTAGAGAAGTTGAGACATCACGAAAGTGAAGAATTACAG ATTCAAATATCTGCGTATCTAGACAATGTGTTTGATGTTGCAGCGCTCATGGAGGACAGTGAAACTAAAACAGCAGCATTAGAAAGGGTAGCAGAATTGGAAGACGAATTAGCTCAT ATGGCAGAACGAATGTCTGAAATGGAAGCTGAATCTTTAGCAAAATTAGTCGAATTAGAGGGCGAATTGGTTGACATGCGCAGACAAAAGGAGGAGTTGGAGAATATTCATTGTCAG GTTCAAGAGGAGGTGTCAACTCTACGGAGAGAAGTCAATCAGAAAAGTGAAGAATCTCGTCAAAGACAATCGATGTTGGAAAAACAAATCCTAGAGCTTGAAAATCTTGCAAGATCAAGTCCAA GTGGTGTAGAAAGATCGGGCACTGAAGCACTGGCTCCTgcacctccacccccaccaccaccaccaccaggtgtgtctaGTTTCTTtgctccaccaccgccaccgccacctctGGGATGTTCCACACCACCTGCGCCACCAAAATTGCCGATGGGAATGAGCAGTGGACTGcgaccaccacctccagcacctggAATGAACTTGGTTGCTCCACCTGACTCGATGACGATAAAGAAGAAAGTTAACACGAAGTATAAGCTACCGACACTCAATTGGGTCGCTCTGAAGCCCAATCAG GTACGAGGAACAGTTTTCAATGAACTTGATGATGAAAAACTGTTTAATGTCATTGACTTCCTAGAATTTGAAGAACATTTCAAAATCGGTTTAGGAGGAGGTTCTGGCAAAGCCAATGGAGATGTTTCAGAGGTTGATTCTCTACACGCTTTTGGTAGTAAAAGAATTAAGAAGCTAGAATTAACTTCTCTGATGGAACATACCCGCTTAAGAAATATTG cCATCTCTCGAAGAAAACTGGATCTTCCATTTGATGTTGTGAGCAAGGCTGTGAATTCCTTGGATCTGAAGACGCTTAATGTAGATAGTGTGGAATTGCTTCAACGAATGGTTCCTACTGATGCAGAG ATTAAAGCGTATCGTGAATATGAGAGAGAACGGAAGCCTGTAAATCAACTAACAGAGGAGGATCAATACATGTTACAGCTCAGTAAAGTTGACAGACTGTCTACCAAACTTCAGATAATGAGTTTCATTGCTAACTTCTTCGACAGTGTGCATATCGTCACACCA CAAGTCCATGCTATCATCACAGCGTCCAGATCTGTCAAAAACAGCAATAAGTTAAGAAGAATGCTTGAAGTTATTCTTGCATTTG gtaactacatgaACAGCAGTAAACGCGGACCAGCGTATGGATTTAAACTGTCAAGTCTGGACACTTTATGTGATACCAAATCGGCAGACAAGAAGatgagcttgctgcattacatccAAGACACTATACGTCTTAAGTTTCCTGAGCTCAATAATTTTGAATCTGATctaagatttattgaaaaggctgCACAGG TATCCTTGGAAAATATTATTACCGACGTGAATGAATTGGAAAAGGGAATGGAACAAGCTAAGAAAGAACATGATCGTTATCGGGACATGCGGAGTGCTGAAGGGCATGCTGCAGTAGCCGTGTTGAAAGAATTCTTGTGTAACTCGGAGGATAAACTCAGAAAG CTAAGAGCAGAAGCCAAGACAGCCCAGACCTCATTTGCCGAGGTGTTAGAATATTATGGCGAGAGCTCCAGAAGTATGGCACCTAACACATTTTTTGCCATCTTTGTGCGGTTCTCTAAAGCTTACAAG GTTGTTGAGCAAGAAAATGAACAAAGAAGAAGATTGGAGGCTGCCAGCAGAGCAGCAGCTCTCAACCAAcagaagcaacagcagcaacaggaagAACGCCAGCAGGTGGCACGTAACAATAAAATAAATGTTCGTAAGCAACAG CGTGCATTATTACACAAGAGTAGTGTAATTGCTGGTTACCTGGAGCATTGTTATTGCATGTGTGGCTCTTCTTACCCATAG